One bacterium DNA window includes the following coding sequences:
- the accD gene encoding acetyl-CoA carboxylase, carboxyltransferase subunit beta — MGWFTKTKKTAAKPDSPTKEEIWIQCPSCKAHIYKEEWERNLKVCDRCHFHERLTWQERVNLLLDEGSFTESNEKISWNDPLKFSDSKGPYAEKAAENCEKTGMKESVVTGAGKIKGVKVSLAIMDFRFMGGSLASGTGEKILLAAMYAVKHKLPYIIVSASGGARMHEGIVSLMQMPKTCAALAQLRDANLPYISIMTDPTTGGVSASYAMVGDIHIAEPRALIGFAGRRVIEETIKQKLPDDFQTAEYLVEHGFVDMIVHRKDMKEMLYKILKYAGCR; from the coding sequence ATGGGTTGGTTTACCAAAACGAAAAAGACAGCCGCCAAACCGGATTCCCCCACAAAAGAGGAAATCTGGATTCAATGTCCATCTTGTAAAGCCCACATTTATAAGGAAGAGTGGGAAAGAAATCTTAAAGTTTGTGACCGTTGCCATTTTCATGAACGCTTGACCTGGCAGGAACGTGTGAATTTGCTGTTAGATGAGGGCTCATTTACCGAATCAAACGAAAAAATCAGTTGGAATGATCCCCTGAAGTTCTCTGACTCGAAGGGGCCATACGCTGAAAAAGCGGCTGAGAATTGCGAAAAAACGGGAATGAAAGAGTCCGTTGTCACCGGTGCGGGTAAGATCAAAGGTGTCAAGGTCTCCTTGGCCATCATGGATTTTCGCTTCATGGGCGGAAGTTTAGCCAGCGGGACGGGTGAAAAGATCCTTCTGGCTGCTATGTATGCCGTGAAGCATAAGCTTCCATATATTATTGTGTCAGCTTCCGGTGGCGCACGTATGCACGAAGGGATTGTATCCTTGATGCAGATGCCCAAAACCTGTGCCGCACTGGCACAGCTTCGGGATGCCAATCTCCCTTATATCTCCATCATGACTGACCCCACAACAGGCGGTGTATCAGCAAGTTACGCAATGGTTGGCGATATTCATATTGCTGAACCTCGCGCCCTCATCGGATTTGCGGGACGTCGCGTGATTGAGGAAACGATCAAGCAGAAGCTTCCAGATGACTTCCAAACCGCAGAATACCTCGTAGAGCACGGCTTCGTGGACATGATTGTGCATCGCAAGGATATGAAAGAGATGCTCTACAAGATTCTGAAATACGCCGGCTGCCGCTGA
- a CDS encoding aldose 1-epimerase family protein produces the protein MQNTIVNSLLSVTVKRHGAELSGLKAADGTEYLWQADPAVWGRHAPLLFPIVGKLVHGRYLYEGKHYEMNSHGFARDMEFELLQATENTLTYRLQATPATRKQYPFEFDLIRHYRLAGGVLEVTTEVANKGATVMPFSIGEHPGFGLNWGAGDRVEDYALQFEKSERLDAHLLDANGLLSAQTERILSNKTVLPLQRDLFDRDALIFLKIKSRKISLCSRRHARRVTVEFPGYPYLGIWAKPGAPFVCIEPWYGHADPAGHDGEMMNKPGIIKVDPSASFSCTWRVGVMPKD, from the coding sequence ATGCAGAATACGATCGTAAATTCATTATTATCCGTGACGGTTAAGCGGCATGGTGCTGAGTTGAGCGGATTAAAGGCGGCGGATGGCACAGAATATTTATGGCAGGCGGATCCTGCCGTCTGGGGGCGCCATGCTCCGCTCCTATTTCCGATTGTGGGAAAGCTTGTCCATGGCCGGTATCTTTATGAGGGTAAGCACTATGAGATGAATTCGCATGGGTTCGCCCGGGATATGGAATTCGAGTTGCTGCAGGCCACTGAAAATACCCTGACGTATCGGCTTCAGGCCACTCCTGCGACCCGGAAGCAATATCCCTTTGAGTTTGACCTGATCCGTCATTATCGCCTCGCCGGTGGCGTTTTGGAGGTGACTACCGAGGTGGCTAACAAGGGGGCCACTGTCATGCCGTTTTCGATTGGTGAACATCCTGGATTCGGGCTGAATTGGGGGGCGGGCGATCGCGTGGAGGACTACGCATTACAGTTTGAAAAGTCGGAACGGTTGGACGCCCATCTCCTGGACGCGAATGGTTTGCTGTCTGCTCAGACCGAACGGATTCTGTCCAATAAGACGGTGCTGCCTTTACAGCGCGACCTGTTTGATCGGGATGCACTGATTTTCCTGAAAATCAAATCCCGAAAGATCAGTCTGTGTTCACGCCGGCATGCGCGCCGGGTGACGGTTGAATTTCCCGGTTATCCTTATCTGGGCATCTGGGCCAAGCCTGGTGCACCGTTTGTGTGCATTGAACCGTGGTATGGCCATGCCGATCCTGCCGGACATGATGGCGAAATGATGAATAAACCCGGGATTATCAAGGTGGATCCCTCGGCCTCTTTCTCCTGTACCTGGCGGGTAGGGGTAATGCCTAAAGACTGA
- a CDS encoding aminoglycoside phosphotransferase family protein, whose amino-acid sequence MENHNTTQIDFKSIVSHFRAWGDMVEVLPHGNGHINDTFKVTFSMAGASVHYLLQRINHMIFKDPPALMDNILRVTNHLRMKLTQSGCPDVTRHSLCVVITRDGKTCFRDSEGNWWRMYLFVEGALTYDKVESVHQAYEAARAYARFQLYLADLPTPRLHETIPDFHNTPSRLNALQDVIQRDPCNRAVEVKEQITFVENRAASCGRLLERFARGEIPERITHNDTKFNNVMLDEKTWEGICVVDLDTVMPGLALYDFGDMVRSATASAAEDERDVKKIWMRMEIFEALANGYLSEASAFLNPAEREELVFSARLITMEIGMRFLTDYLQGDTYFKIKRPSHNIDRCRGQFKMVESMESQAEAMERIVQISLNGKL is encoded by the coding sequence ATGGAAAATCACAATACCACTCAGATCGACTTTAAATCTATTGTGTCTCACTTCCGGGCGTGGGGGGATATGGTTGAGGTGCTACCCCATGGGAATGGCCACATCAATGATACGTTTAAAGTCACCTTCAGCATGGCGGGTGCCTCCGTGCATTATCTGCTGCAACGGATCAATCATATGATTTTTAAGGATCCTCCTGCGTTGATGGATAATATTCTCCGGGTGACGAATCATCTGCGCATGAAGCTGACTCAGAGCGGGTGCCCTGATGTGACGCGTCATTCTCTCTGTGTTGTCATTACCCGCGATGGCAAAACCTGTTTCCGTGATTCCGAAGGGAACTGGTGGCGGATGTATTTGTTCGTTGAGGGGGCGCTTACCTATGACAAGGTGGAGAGTGTCCATCAGGCCTATGAAGCGGCTCGTGCCTACGCACGGTTTCAACTCTATCTGGCCGATCTACCTACTCCCCGGTTGCATGAAACGATACCTGATTTTCATAATACCCCCTCGCGACTCAACGCCCTTCAGGACGTTATTCAGCGCGATCCCTGCAATCGAGCGGTGGAAGTGAAGGAGCAGATCACGTTCGTGGAAAACCGGGCGGCAAGTTGCGGGCGCTTATTGGAACGGTTTGCGAGAGGTGAAATTCCCGAGCGAATAACTCATAATGACACCAAATTTAATAATGTCATGCTGGACGAAAAGACCTGGGAAGGAATTTGTGTGGTGGATCTGGATACGGTGATGCCGGGGCTTGCGTTGTACGATTTCGGTGATATGGTGCGGAGCGCGACAGCATCTGCAGCCGAGGATGAGAGGGATGTGAAGAAAATCTGGATGCGCATGGAAATTTTCGAGGCGTTGGCTAACGGCTATTTATCGGAGGCTTCTGCCTTTTTGAATCCTGCCGAGCGTGAGGAATTGGTGTTCTCTGCACGGTTGATCACGATGGAGATTGGCATGCGGTTCCTTACGGATTATTTGCAGGGCGATACCTATTTCAAGATCAAACGCCCCAGCCACAATATTGACAGGTGTCGGGGGCAGTTCAAAATGGTGGAGAGTATGGAGTCTCAGGCAGAAGCAATGGAACGTATTGTGCAGATTTCATTAAATGGAAAATTGTAA
- a CDS encoding SDR family oxidoreductase, with protein sequence MGMTLITGGCGFIGSHIAEALVADGVKIRVFDNFSSGKLENLKGFGSEIEVIRGDVCDPAELSAAMKGVSYVFHEAALVSVAVSVEQPIDNDSINIRGTLNVLQAARAAGVKRVVFATSAAVYGNNPVLPKREDMLPEPESPYALGKLTGEYYLKLFSSLYGVETVALRYFNVFGPRQDGKSMYSGVISRFTDDLRAGRTPTIFGDGEQTRDFVYVKDVVQANLLAMRSKNVGRGEVFNVATGKTVSLLQLLDTLKKISGSQVVPQFMDARPGDIKHSLADISKIRATLGYAPKFGLEEGLRATSNV encoded by the coding sequence ATGGGTATGACATTAATTACAGGGGGCTGCGGGTTCATTGGTTCGCATATTGCTGAAGCGTTGGTTGCGGATGGGGTGAAGATTCGGGTTTTTGATAATTTTTCCAGTGGGAAGCTTGAAAACCTCAAAGGTTTTGGAAGTGAGATTGAGGTCATCCGGGGTGATGTCTGCGATCCGGCAGAACTGAGTGCCGCGATGAAGGGCGTTTCGTACGTGTTTCATGAGGCGGCCCTGGTGTCGGTGGCCGTTTCCGTGGAACAGCCCATCGATAATGATTCTATTAATATTCGTGGCACCCTGAACGTGTTGCAGGCCGCCCGTGCAGCAGGGGTAAAACGTGTAGTATTTGCCACTTCGGCGGCCGTCTATGGCAATAATCCCGTTCTGCCCAAGCGCGAGGATATGCTGCCGGAGCCAGAATCTCCTTATGCTTTGGGCAAACTGACGGGTGAGTATTATCTGAAACTATTTAGCAGCCTTTATGGAGTGGAAACGGTTGCCCTGCGATATTTCAACGTTTTCGGGCCCCGGCAGGATGGTAAATCCATGTATTCAGGGGTGATCTCGCGTTTCACGGATGACCTCCGGGCTGGACGAACGCCCACTATTTTCGGGGATGGCGAGCAGACCCGTGACTTTGTGTATGTGAAGGATGTCGTTCAGGCGAATCTTCTGGCCATGCGCTCCAAGAATGTTGGACGGGGCGAGGTTTTCAATGTGGCAACCGGAAAAACGGTTTCATTGCTTCAGTTGCTGGATACCCTTAAAAAAATCAGTGGTTCGCAGGTGGTCCCCCAATTCATGGATGCACGCCCCGGTGATATCAAACACTCTTTGGCCGATATTTCCAAGATACGTGCCACTCTGGGGTATGCGCCCAAGTTTGGTTTGGAAGAGGGTCTGAGGGCTACCTCAAACGTATGA
- a CDS encoding lactate racemase domain-containing protein: protein MKTLGLGFLDREVMEDDVRRICQEALASWKVRGRKVLVVIPDATRSCPLGMMFRLVQEAASDAAQVDFMVALGTHPAMTMDQIYARVEITAEDHRLKYARTRFFNHEWNNPDALFEVGRLSRAEVRELTGGLFEMDVGVSVNRMVQSYDLLVILGPVFPHEVVGFSGGNKYLFPGIAGEEILNFFHWLGAVITNPMIIGSKWTPVRKVVDRAASLLKVERKALCMVVKGRALAGLYAGTPEGAWEKAADLSRQIHIEFKEKPFHTVLSCAPRMYDDLWVGAKCMYKLEPVVADGGTLIIYAPHITEISVSHGKLIEELGYHTRDYFLKQWDRFKSYPWGVLAHSTHVRGIGSYENGVEKGRVNVVLATGIPEAICRKINMGWMDYRKINPAEYAGREEEGILYVPKAGEVLYRLKNAPRELGGAVNS, encoded by the coding sequence ATGAAAACCTTGGGTTTGGGCTTTTTAGATCGAGAAGTAATGGAAGATGACGTCCGGCGAATTTGTCAGGAGGCCCTTGCATCTTGGAAAGTTCGCGGACGTAAAGTCTTGGTCGTCATCCCTGATGCTACGCGCTCCTGCCCGCTGGGAATGATGTTCCGGCTGGTTCAGGAAGCGGCCTCGGATGCGGCACAAGTGGACTTCATGGTGGCTCTGGGTACGCATCCCGCCATGACGATGGACCAGATTTATGCCCGCGTTGAGATTACAGCCGAAGATCACCGCTTGAAATATGCCCGCACGCGTTTTTTTAATCATGAGTGGAACAATCCCGATGCGTTGTTTGAAGTGGGGCGCCTTTCCCGTGCCGAAGTGCGTGAATTAACGGGGGGGCTTTTTGAGATGGACGTGGGTGTGTCCGTCAACCGAATGGTTCAGAGTTATGATCTGCTAGTTATTTTGGGGCCTGTTTTTCCCCATGAAGTCGTCGGCTTCTCAGGTGGGAATAAATATTTATTTCCCGGCATCGCTGGCGAAGAAATCCTGAACTTCTTCCACTGGCTCGGAGCGGTGATCACTAATCCGATGATCATCGGGAGCAAATGGACGCCAGTGCGCAAAGTGGTGGATCGCGCGGCATCCCTGCTTAAGGTTGAGCGCAAGGCGTTATGCATGGTCGTAAAGGGTCGCGCCCTGGCGGGTCTTTATGCCGGCACGCCTGAAGGCGCCTGGGAAAAAGCCGCTGATCTTTCTCGGCAGATTCATATTGAGTTCAAGGAGAAACCTTTTCATACGGTGCTTTCTTGCGCTCCCAGGATGTATGACGATCTGTGGGTGGGGGCAAAATGCATGTATAAGCTTGAGCCCGTTGTGGCGGATGGCGGTACGTTGATTATTTATGCCCCGCATATCACTGAGATTTCTGTCTCTCACGGAAAGTTGATCGAAGAGTTGGGCTATCATACCCGTGATTATTTTCTGAAGCAGTGGGATCGGTTTAAATCCTACCCTTGGGGCGTTCTGGCGCATTCAACCCATGTCAGGGGTATCGGGTCTTATGAGAATGGCGTCGAGAAGGGGCGCGTCAATGTGGTGCTGGCCACAGGAATACCGGAAGCGATTTGCCGGAAAATCAATATGGGATGGATGGATTATCGAAAAATCAATCCGGCTGAGTACGCGGGTCGTGAGGAGGAAGGGATCCTGTATGTGCCCAAGGCTGGCGAAGTTTTGTATCGACTGAAAAATGCCCCCAGGGAATTGGGTGGGGCGGTTAATAGTTAA
- a CDS encoding SDR family oxidoreductase — MVPFKVDLSKEVVVVTGGSGILCSCMAKALAECGAKVVVASRRQEAVDKVAFEIRATGGIAMGIALDVLDKASVERANILVEKEFGVVTLLINGAGGNNPKGNTSREYLLPEDLKGETIGVTTFFDLDPKGIELVFNLNFQGTLIPTQVFTRGMAKAGRGTVINITSMSAMLPLTKVMAYGGAKAAVSNFTQWLAVHMSKVGIRVNAIAPGFFLTEQNRTLLTQPDGSLTARGNTIVAHTPMSKFGRPEDLTGVLLWLASQEASGFVTGIVIPVDGGFSAFSGV, encoded by the coding sequence ATGGTTCCGTTTAAGGTTGATCTGAGTAAAGAGGTGGTGGTGGTGACGGGGGGCAGCGGCATTCTCTGTAGCTGCATGGCTAAGGCTTTGGCCGAATGCGGAGCCAAGGTGGTGGTGGCGAGTCGGCGTCAGGAGGCGGTTGACAAAGTCGCTTTTGAGATTCGCGCTACTGGCGGAATCGCCATGGGTATTGCTCTGGATGTCCTGGACAAGGCCAGTGTTGAGCGTGCCAATATCCTGGTTGAAAAAGAATTCGGGGTCGTTACGCTTTTGATTAACGGGGCAGGTGGAAATAATCCCAAAGGCAATACCAGTCGGGAATACCTGCTGCCCGAGGATCTCAAGGGCGAGACCATCGGCGTCACGACATTTTTTGACCTTGATCCCAAGGGCATTGAGTTGGTTTTTAATCTGAATTTTCAAGGAACCTTGATTCCCACGCAGGTTTTTACCCGCGGTATGGCTAAGGCTGGACGCGGCACGGTGATTAATATCACCTCCATGAGCGCCATGTTGCCCCTGACGAAGGTCATGGCCTATGGGGGTGCTAAAGCGGCGGTGAGTAATTTTACCCAGTGGTTGGCGGTTCACATGTCCAAGGTGGGCATTCGGGTGAACGCCATTGCGCCCGGCTTTTTCCTGACGGAGCAAAACCGTACGCTGCTTACGCAGCCGGATGGGTCGCTGACGGCGCGGGGCAACACGATCGTGGCCCATACGCCCATGAGTAAATTCGGGCGACCCGAAGACCTTACCGGGGTTCTGTTGTGGTTGGCCAGCCAGGAGGCGTCGGGTTTTGTGACGGGAATCGTGATTCCTGTGGATGGGGGTTTCAGTGCTTTCAGTGGTGTTTAA
- the gnd gene encoding decarboxylating NADP(+)-dependent phosphogluconate dehydrogenase, with protein sequence MTQKADIGLIGLAVMGENLVLNMESKGFTVACYNRTTSKVDEFLAGRGKGKNLLGAHSIQELVGQLKAPRKVMLMVKAGKPVDDFIEQLIPHLQAGDIIIDGGNSHFPDTTRRTKYVESKGLLYIGTGVSGGEEGALLGPSIMPGGSPAAWPHVKPIFQKICAMTDKGEPCCDWVGQDGAGHFVKMVHNGIEYGDMQMICETYHMMKDGLGMTNAEMHQVFAEWNQGELDSYLIEITRDILGFKNEQGQEVVDLILDAAGQKGTGKWTVIAALDTGMPLTLISEAVFARCISAIKSERVAASKVLVGSTAKFKGNRQSMIRDLRKALYASKIVSYAQGYQLMRATAKEFGWDLNYGGIALMWRGGCIIRSAFLGKIKQAFTRNPGLDNLMMDSFFQKATARAQTSWRKVLSMAIKLGIPMPSMSASLNYYDGYRCERLPANLLQAQRDYFGAHTYERVDKPRGEAFHTNWTGSGGSTVSSTYVV encoded by the coding sequence ATGACGCAAAAAGCGGACATCGGATTGATCGGTTTGGCGGTAATGGGCGAAAATCTTGTGCTCAACATGGAGAGCAAGGGTTTCACAGTGGCGTGTTATAACCGGACCACCAGCAAGGTGGATGAATTCCTCGCGGGTCGCGGAAAAGGAAAGAATCTTCTGGGCGCCCACAGTATTCAGGAGTTGGTTGGCCAACTTAAGGCCCCCCGGAAAGTCATGTTGATGGTCAAGGCCGGTAAACCGGTGGATGATTTCATCGAACAGTTGATTCCTCATTTGCAGGCGGGCGATATCATTATTGATGGTGGGAACAGTCATTTCCCGGACACGACGCGCCGCACTAAATATGTCGAAAGCAAGGGATTGCTCTATATCGGAACCGGAGTGAGCGGCGGCGAAGAAGGAGCCTTGCTTGGCCCGTCGATAATGCCCGGTGGTTCCCCTGCGGCCTGGCCCCATGTGAAACCCATTTTTCAGAAGATCTGTGCCATGACGGACAAGGGCGAGCCCTGTTGCGACTGGGTAGGGCAGGATGGTGCCGGCCATTTTGTGAAGATGGTTCACAATGGTATTGAGTACGGTGACATGCAGATGATTTGTGAGACGTACCACATGATGAAGGACGGGTTGGGAATGACCAATGCCGAAATGCATCAGGTATTTGCCGAATGGAATCAGGGCGAGTTGGATAGCTATCTGATCGAGATCACTCGGGACATCCTGGGCTTCAAGAACGAACAGGGGCAGGAAGTGGTGGATCTGATTCTTGATGCCGCAGGCCAGAAGGGAACGGGCAAGTGGACCGTTATTGCCGCTCTGGACACCGGGATGCCGTTGACCTTGATTTCAGAGGCCGTCTTTGCCCGCTGCATTTCAGCCATTAAGTCGGAGCGTGTGGCGGCCTCCAAGGTGTTGGTAGGTTCCACGGCGAAGTTTAAGGGGAACCGGCAGTCCATGATCAGGGACCTCCGTAAAGCACTTTATGCCTCGAAGATTGTCTCCTATGCACAAGGGTATCAATTGATGCGTGCGACGGCGAAAGAGTTCGGGTGGGACTTGAATTACGGTGGCATCGCCCTGATGTGGCGTGGGGGCTGTATTATCCGGTCTGCTTTCCTGGGCAAGATCAAGCAGGCATTCACCAGGAACCCGGGGCTTGATAATCTTATGATGGATTCGTTCTTCCAGAAGGCGACAGCGCGGGCCCAGACCTCATGGCGGAAAGTGCTTTCCATGGCGATCAAGCTTGGCATTCCAATGCCGTCGATGAGTGCGTCCTTGAATTATTATGACGGCTACCGCTGCGAGCGTTTGCCAGCAAACCTGTTGCAGGCTCAACGCGATTACTTTGGCGCGCATACCTATGAACGCGTGGATAAGCCGCGTGGTGAAGCCTTCCATACGAATTGGACGGGATCCGGCGGTTCGACCGTGTCTTCGACCTACGTGGTTTAA
- a CDS encoding ABC transporter permease subunit — MERTTYFIRRLLLVIPTFLGITLMCYGLVQLVPGGPVEQIIMQMKGINAGEGKMSAGASGTITMEQRKALEKHFGFDKPFLTQYWKWLVHDRLGMRQDSFKYPNKTAWQLIRERVPVSLVFGLTGVVLSYLICIPLGITKALKNGSPFDMASSVIVLTGYAIPTVAFGMVLKMLLCGTADNLWDLFPLSGVHSESYESLSWLGQVWDALWHMVLPVLCYVIGGFAVLTLLMKNSLLDQIGKDYLRTVLAKGGSARRAVWGHALRNALIPIATGIGGILGVMFAGSVIIEQIFEIPGMGRLSLEAIVGRDYPVFMGILALTSILGLLGNIISDFCYTLIDPRINFSK; from the coding sequence TTGGAACGGACTACTTACTTTATCAGGCGTTTGTTGCTGGTGATCCCCACGTTTTTGGGGATCACCCTCATGTGTTATGGGCTCGTTCAACTGGTGCCCGGTGGACCGGTGGAACAGATCATCATGCAGATGAAAGGCATCAACGCCGGTGAAGGAAAGATGTCGGCCGGGGCCTCGGGCACGATCACCATGGAACAGCGCAAGGCGCTGGAGAAGCACTTTGGTTTTGATAAGCCATTTCTGACCCAATATTGGAAGTGGCTTGTTCACGATCGCCTGGGGATGCGGCAGGACTCCTTCAAGTATCCCAATAAGACCGCCTGGCAACTGATCCGGGAACGGGTTCCTGTGTCACTTGTCTTTGGTCTGACGGGTGTGGTTTTGAGCTATCTGATCTGTATTCCCTTAGGGATTACCAAGGCGCTTAAGAATGGGAGCCCCTTCGATATGGCATCCAGTGTGATTGTGCTGACGGGATATGCGATTCCCACGGTGGCGTTTGGAATGGTGCTAAAGATGCTGTTGTGTGGAACCGCTGATAATCTCTGGGATCTATTCCCACTGTCAGGCGTCCATTCCGAATCATATGAATCACTCTCCTGGCTGGGGCAGGTGTGGGATGCCCTCTGGCACATGGTTTTGCCTGTCTTATGCTATGTCATAGGAGGCTTTGCGGTTCTGACCTTGCTGATGAAAAATTCGCTATTGGATCAGATCGGTAAGGACTATCTGCGAACGGTACTGGCGAAGGGCGGCTCTGCCCGGCGGGCGGTATGGGGTCATGCCTTACGTAACGCCTTGATCCCGATTGCAACGGGGATTGGAGGGATCCTTGGAGTCATGTTTGCCGGCTCTGTCATTATTGAACAGATTTTCGAGATTCCCGGGATGGGGCGACTCAGTTTGGAGGCGATCGTGGGGCGTGATTACCCCGTGTTCATGGGGATTCTTGCCCTGACCTCCATTTTAGGACTTCTTGGTAACATTATTTCTGATTTTTGTTATACTTTAATTGATCCACGGATTAATTTTTCAAAATAG
- a CDS encoding TatD family hydrolase, which produces MTIIEPHIHMYSRTTDDYVAMFRAGIRACVEPSFWMGRNRRYAGTFFDYFDLILEFETIRARRFGIDHYAAISLNPKEAEDSVLAKEVIDGMIPYLKHPRCVALGEIGFNAITPNEEIAFVRQLHIANEHKMPVIVHLPHLDKLRGTTRTIEIIKAEGINPDWVVIDHNTEDTIRLSRDSGCYCGMTVYPISKLNPERVSAIIREYGSERMIVNGSADWGVSDPLSLVKVVERLGSDGFPESDVRRLTCDNAMAFYSQSPNWRPDFAIQPLDPREFQR; this is translated from the coding sequence ATGACCATTATTGAGCCGCATATTCATATGTATTCAAGGACGACAGATGACTATGTCGCTATGTTTCGTGCTGGCATCAGAGCCTGTGTAGAGCCCTCGTTCTGGATGGGGCGCAATCGCCGATACGCGGGGACGTTCTTCGATTACTTTGACCTGATACTTGAGTTTGAAACGATTCGAGCCCGACGTTTCGGTATCGATCATTACGCCGCCATCTCACTCAACCCCAAGGAGGCGGAGGATAGCGTTTTGGCCAAGGAGGTCATTGACGGCATGATCCCGTATCTCAAACATCCCCGCTGTGTGGCCTTGGGGGAAATCGGCTTCAATGCCATTACGCCAAATGAGGAAATTGCTTTCGTTCGGCAGCTCCATATTGCGAATGAACATAAAATGCCCGTCATTGTCCATTTGCCGCATCTGGATAAACTGCGGGGAACCACTCGGACGATTGAAATCATCAAGGCAGAAGGGATAAATCCCGACTGGGTGGTGATTGATCACAACACCGAAGACACCATCCGGTTGTCGCGTGACAGCGGATGTTATTGCGGGATGACGGTCTATCCCATCTCCAAACTCAACCCCGAACGGGTGTCGGCCATCATACGTGAGTATGGTAGCGAGCGGATGATTGTGAACGGCTCAGCCGATTGGGGCGTGTCTGATCCCTTGAGTCTGGTCAAGGTTGTGGAACGACTCGGGTCGGACGGATTCCCGGAATCGGACGTGCGACGTCTGACCTGTGACAATGCGATGGCCTTTTACAGCCAATCCCCGAACTGGCGGCCAGATTTTGCGATTCAACCGCTAGATCCTCGTGAGTTTCAGAGGTAA